CTGGAGAAATGCTGAGAGCACAGTGCGGTCCTGCCACGCGGGGCTGACATCTGGTGGGGTAGACTGCTGCCCAGGAATCGCAGGAAGGTGTGCCAAGGCACCTACAGGGGGAACAGACCAGCGCACGGGCGGCCTGACCTGCTTGGGCATCAGGGGAGGTTTCTAGCAGCCTGAAGAAtgggtggtttaaaaaaaaaaaaaaaaaaaaaaaaaaaaaaaaaaaagccctagccggtatggctcagtggatagcgtgtcggcCCACAGTCTGaaggggtttgattctggtcaagggcacctacctcagttgcagtctcaatccctggccttggtcagggtgcatgtgggaggcaaccaattgatgtgtctctctcacatcgatgtctctctctctctccccccttctagtctctctaaaaataaatggaaaatgggagacatttgtaatactgtcaacaaagtatacatatatatatatattttaaagaatgggTGAGTTAGCCAGACCAAGAAGGGGCATGCAGATGccaaggcctggaggtggggagtgTGCCCAGCAAGTTGCCAAAAGAAGGACTgggaggcaggagcacagagggtaccagggagggggcaggacgaggctggagggagaggcgcTGTGCCAGGCAGAGCCCCAGCGCCAGTGCGTGTGCCAGGTTCAGCATGGAGCCACCACAGGTCTGGGAAGAGGCAGGCACGCCTGTTTTTAGGGTCCCCCACCCTAGGACGGGGCAGTTCTTCCTCCTTCTGGGATGAagtcagccccgcccccccccctcaaacCGCAGGCTCCTGTTCCCCTGGGGCATTCACAGAGGGAGTCACCTCGCGTCCCACTGGCTGCTCCCTGGCAGAGGCGTCTCGGGGCAGATGGCAGGTTGGTCTGGAACGAACCCCAGCGCATCCCCTTAAtggctgtgtggtcttgggcccAGTACTCAACCTCTCGGAACCTCACTTCTCTCCACTGTAACAGGCATAACGTTACACCTCGGACATGGTGCTCGTGAGCGGGCTGGTGAGAAGAGGGGCTCTACCCGTCTTCCTCCGTGCTCCCCAGAGCCCCGGGCTGCCCCCGGCATGCGGATCGTGGGTATTGGTAGCAGGGGGAGCTCCTCCCAGCACACTGCCTCCCGCTTGGCGGGTGTTCGTGGcattagttgaatgaatgaatgatcactGTGGTGGGTACAGGCAAACCCACCATGGCCACTAGGGACACAGGCCAACAATTGCAAGCGGTGACgacaccctcagcccctcaacttAGCCAGCAgcacccaacccccaccccatctgTTCCCAGGGGAACGTGCAGACACCCCCAGCTCAGTGAGAGAGGAAACCCAAGACGGGGCCCTGCGTGCTGCGGGCGCCCTCTGCTAGCCAGGCCCGGCGCAGCCCCCACACGCCCCAGCCCCCCAGAACCCAGAGGAGCCCTGCTGGGGAGAAAGGCTCAACCTCAGGGAgcaatccctcccctcccctacacAACCCCTCTGCCTCGGGGACCCCAGGCCGCCCCTGACCCCCACAGACATCTTTGTCCGTCCTCTCCCCTCTCGGCTGCTCCACTGGCAAACATAGTTCAGGCATCCCTGAGTCCCTGCTCTCTGTCTCAGGTTAGAATCGTCAAATGTAGGAGCAGGAGGGACACAGCAGTAGTGGTACAGCTGGCTGGGCACCTGTCTGCCAGGTCCTGTCACCTACAGCCTTTTACCACCTCCCGGAAGTGCAGCCAGACGGTGGAGGGTCCTCAAGGTCACAGGGCAGGGATTTCAAGAAACCTAGCGTgggtttgttctgtttgtttttaaatgtatttttattgatttcaaagagaaagggagagggagagagagagagaaacatcaatgatgagagagaaccattgaccggctgcctcctgcacgccccctactggggatggagcccacaacccgggcatgtgtccttgaccggaatcaaacccaggacccttcagtccccaggcccatgctctatccactgagccaaaccagccagggccctcgtGTTTTTCATCTGCCTGGATGgggctcctcctgcctccattaGGGCAGTAAGTGGGCCTTGAGATGAGGGCACGGCCCTCTGTGGCCCCGGAAACCTCACCTCGACCCTCTTCTGGGCCACACAGAATCCCAGAAAGATAGAGAGAGTGGTGCATGGCAGATCCTTAGTGCGGCCATCGTTTCCCCTTTGGGAAAACTGCATGAGAGAGAACAGGAAGACGAATATTCACAGGCACTGGGCACGAGCTGGACTCTGTGATGGTCCGTTCCTGGTACACCTAGGACAGGAGCCCCAGCCCGCAGTGCAGAACCAGGACCCAAACCTGCCCAGTCCCCTGCCCAGCActccctccacccacctgggTCTCTCTTGGAAAGGGGACCGCAGAGGAGACCTCGCGAGGGGGCAGCTCAGCAGGCACGCACACTCGCAGGACAGGCCGCCCGCTGGTGCCCGGACCCTAGAGAGAGGACCCTTCTCCGCCCACCTCTTTGGCTCAGGGTTTGGTCCCCGGGAAAGTGAAAGGAACCGGCACCACCTGTCAGGAAGCTCagtctatgctgccatcttgtggtcatAGCGGGAAGTGCGTCTGTTCTGCATCTGCGTTGTAATGTGTCAGAAttgcattccttttttaaaaaaaaaaattatatatatatatatatatatgattgatgATTTCACaatggaagggacagggagagagagatagaaatatcaatgataagtgAAAATCATGGGTCGgcagccttctgcatgccccacagtggaaatcgagcctgcaaccagggcatgtgtccttgaccagaatcgaaccagggacccttcagtccacaggcccacgctctatccaccgagtctaaccagctagggcagaacttcattcctttttaaggctgaatgatattccattacATGTGTGTGGATCACATGGTAACTTTATGAttagtgttttgtgtgttttttggagaaatggctgTACTGTTTCCCAACACTATAGCCAGGGGGAGACTGAGAATCAGACAGGTGAAGGTAGCAGAGCCCCGAGCCAAGCACCCGTGCGCCAGAGATGTTTCTAGTTCCCTGAGCCACCGGGATTCTGACTCCCACTCCAGAAGCACACGCGGAAATGGAAACCCGTGAATTGAACTGAACTGAGGTGTCAATGTAGGCGTCATCCTCACAGATGGGGAATGAGTTTGCCACAGAAGAAGGAATACGAGGCCCAAGAGAGCAGGAGTCAGAAGTTTGGGACCTTGTCGTGGTACCCGCGTTGGGGTTCTTcatttctccaaaataaaaatagagaggaAACCCCAGAGGAATTTCCAGACAGATTTTATTAAGCTTGTGCTAGCACAAGGGAGACAGCACAGAGGAAGAAAGGTCCTCTGAGCTGGCTCGGGGGCTGGCTCTGCATGGCAGCTTTTGTAAGTGGggacagcctggccagcatggcttgagcatcgacctatgaaccagaaggtctcggtttgagtcccagtcggggcacacgcccaggttgcaggctcgatccccagtgtggggcgtgcaggaggcagccgatcgatgattctctctcatcactgatgtttctagctctctctccctcccccttcctctctgaaatcaataaaaatagattttaataaaatagaacaccAAAGTGAAATTGGACGTCATTGCAATTGTTCCGGCAAGAATGATAAAGAGCCGTTCTAAggctttagaaaacaaaaacaaaagcagaccGATGtgggtgggaaggctggggagagccACGTGAGCGCGCGTTTGGCTCTGGAAGGGCCTAGAGCAGCGCTGCCCAATAGGAATTTAGCATGTGCCACCTGCGTAACCTTACAGTTCCCAGCAGCTACGCGTCCAAatcataaaaagaaacaggtcagaTTCATCTCAACAGTCTGTTTTACTTTACCCACTACGTCCCAAACATGATCACTTCAGCGTCTGCAGCCTCGCTGGGCTGTGAGCATGAGGGCAGGTGACAGGCCTGGCCCATCCCTGCTTCCTCCGTGAGCTGGGCTCACTTCACCCTCCGGACAGTGGCAACTGcccaggggagggcaggcaggcaaggTGGCCTTACCCTCCCACCTAAGCGAGGCGGCCTCCCCTCGTCCCATCTACAGGGGCTCCTGGtaggacttcctggaggaggaagaagaggagggaaggagggatggaggaggcaGACGCTCTGGGCGGGAGTTCCCCCCTCGGCTGGCGGGGTGAGTCCCTGGCACAGGAAGAAACGCAGAACAAGAAGAaagcctggctggggtggggagggaggggggaggggcagagtgtCACTGACACGCACAGGAAAGCACTCCGGCATACAGGCTCCAGCTCGGTGAATTTTCACCACCTGGATCCAGATCCAGATCATTTCCAGCACCACCCCCCCAGGTCCCCTCCCGATGAAGGGATCCGTGTTGCCAGTGGAACCCCACAGGGTCAGAACCAGCTGATAACTAACAGGCACATCTCCCGTTGAGGTGAGCTGAGCACCCAGGTGGCAAGAATAATGCCTTCAATCactggaaatgtgtgtgtgtgtgggggggggggggggggggagacgtgTAGGCGGGGAGGAGCATGCACTATTCCAGTCATTTACATGGtttacaccagcggttctcaacctgtgggtcgcgacccctttggaggtcgaacgaccctttcacaggggtcgcctaagaccatcctgcatatcagatatttacattacgattcataacagtagcgacatgacaggaagtagcaacgaaaataatgttatggttgggtcaccacatgaggaactgtatttaaggggccagaagattgagaaccactagttTACACACATGGGTGATAGCTGCCAAATGAAGAATGCAAGAAATAGTCCAtttatttgactttaaaaaaaaatcaagttaaatCCTGAGCCAGTTACCATCCCACCTACCAGGGCCGCCGGGCCTCCCCAGGGCTCTCTCTAGGCCACCGGGTTTCTGCAGCACCAGAGCTTAGGGGAGGCCCCTTGGACCACATCATCCGGCTGCCCTGGTTACCATGGAGACGCCTATTTCCACACAGGATGCAACCCcttcctggctggagatcctgcgGCTTCCGGGCCAAGTTCGGGGCCCTGGGAAGTTTATCgaggctgagggtccccaggTGACCCACACAGCCATGCCCAAGAGACCCAGGGAGCTCCCACCCCTATCCCATCCCCATTCTGAGGGGCTCACCCCTGTCCCCTGCtctcagattctctctctctctctctctccaaccccctcttctccatccctcccttccaccctcccttccttcccctctgggaATTGATTTAGTGACTTGATCAAGTTACATTTTTATCCTGTCATATATAATCTCCTCTTCAAATCCTCTTTAAAAGCTTAAGGGGAAGGTATCATTATCCTTTTGTGCAgatgagagaaatggaggcaggagagactgaGTTacgcaggcagggagagggggcggTGACACTCGGTGCCCCTGGCTGCTGGGGCCGGGACCTAGGAACCAGCAGCACATGCGGAAGACAGCGTTAACAGAGGGCACAGAGTCTCTTCCAGAGGGTTAACAGAGGGCACAGAGTCTCTTCCAGAGGTCCACGACCCCTCCCCAAGCTCCCAGGGCCAGAGCAGCCTCTGCACTCACCGGCCGGTGATTCCTGCAGACCCTCCTCCAACTCGCTCCCAGCCGGGGAGCCCAGAGCGTTGGGCTTTCGACCTGGGACAGGTCTTAGAAATGACCCCGTCCTCCTTGTATGGGAGATCAAACCGAGCCCCGAGAGGTCAGCGGATCcctgcaggaggggctgggcaatGGGGGTCACCGAGGGCCACCTCCCTGCCCGGCACCAAGAGGCCAGGCCCAGCAGCTCCTTTGGGAGCCAAGTCCGacctttttaaaaaggagggtGGCGGGGGTCAGAGCCCAGAGCCATCCCTAGTAACCGAGCACCTGTAACGCATGTCCACATGGTCATTCACCCACCGTGTGCCGGtccccacctcacacacacagcagagttGACAGCCTAGCAGGGAGACACGCAGAGAAAGAGGCAGGGCCAGGTTCGTGGGTGTTGAGGTgagaacatccaaacctgtagagaactttttataagagtttgtttgagccttagctggtttggctcagtagatagagcatccgcctatggactcaagggtcccaggttccattctggtcaaggacttgatccccagtaggggacgtgcaggaggcagctgatcaatgatcttctctcatcattgatatttctatctttttctccctctcccttcatctctgaaatcaatatatatatacatatatattctgtaTGTATTTAACAAAGAGCTTATTTGAGCCAAAGCAAATgcattgccaggaagcaagaccTCAAATGCTCCAAAAAAGACAGTCTGCCATTCTTTTATACCTTTGGATTGAAAGAGGGAACCTAAGTTGGGCCCAGCAAGTTAAGGAGGGAACAGAAGGACTGGCCCAGCCGGTCCAAGGAACAGGCAAGCGAAACACAGCGTGACAAATGCCAAAACAGTGAGGACCCAGAGAAGGGCTCCACACGGCCTTCTCAGAGCAGGTCGCCCCAGCTGAGTCCGGAAGGTGAGTGGGAGACACCAAGTGAAGATGTTAGCAAACATGTCACAGGAAATTCAAAGGGAGTTGTATTCACGCATGACTTGCCCATCAGGGACATGCCCTCCATATGGACCAGGgactgttggggtccaaccccagcaggtccaggggctcccaaaggtgtggacagagtcggtggagaaggaatgacatggagacagcgttcagttgatcagcatagcgaggttctccctttattctcctgtgacatctgtatttataccatttgattttaatcctatccattctattccaaaggttagggcgtttgttatctccattccaaggtcactactctattgttctgttaaactacaaggaagtaactgaaggagattatcctaagtaaagattatgtagtttaagtgtgattgttcatagttaaagtgattaactacccgcctggcacttaggggttttactgattcccttccttagtcctgttaatccctaactccaggggaaaatccccacctggggaaacaacctttccgggagaggtgaccttggttaaaacacatagcgctaagaaggggagcaaacatattaagaacagtatgccttgtaccccaggtcccttgaaacatatgtgcagatgtttcttccctgcagcgactgtgtcaagcagcaaggatggaccggcttccggcaagggATGTGTTCCCAAACGGAGAGGCCAGGGCCAGGTTTTTAGAGGCAATAGTTGCAAGGAGCTGATGATCAGAGAGCTGGGTTGCTAGGGGAAAGAAGACCACAAACTCACATCATGTGTTTTCTGACTGCTCAGCTGACCCGGTGGTCAGCaagaggggctgggagacaggGACACTGGGTAGCGTATGATTAGGCCCTTGTCGCAGCCCTGGTCCTGGTTCAGGCTTACAGAACAAAAGCTGTTGGGTTACGTATCAACAGCAATCAAACAGCTCAGAGGGGCTGGTGGTTCTGCGGGCAGTTTCCCGAGTCTTCCTCTGTAAGCAGTCACAGGGCTCACACTGCAAAAATCCGAATGCTGGGCCACAAGTCATCATATTGAAAGTTCTTACATATCCTCAAAGAGGGGGAAAGCATGTGCCAGGGGGAGAGCATGAGAAAACTCGGGGTGTTTCCTAGAACTGCTGTGGTGTAGAATgtgcgtgggggcgggggggggggattgggggtaGAGGGGTGATAGGCCATAAGCCTGACCGAGAGCTAGGGCCAACAAGAGCCAAGATAATTCTGAAGAACAACATGGAGAGGCCCGTCCTGTTAACATTAAGACATTGTGCAGAGCTCCTCTAAGTAAGGGCGTGTGGCCGAGAGATAAACGAACCAGGGGAACAGAGCCAAGACTCTAAAAGTGAACCCGCACACGTGCAGAAACACGATTGTGACAGAGAAGGCAGGATGAGTCAGTGGGGCCAAGGTGTATTACTAAGTAAATGATGCCGGAGCGATTGGCTCCCTGTACAGGGAATAAAACAGAACCCTTCTCAAACAGAACCCTTCTCACACCACacgtgtgagagaaacacatcgatgggttgcctcctgcacgagccccgaccagggcctgggccggggaggagcctgcaaccacaggtcCCAACTGGCTAGGCCTGAgcacattttaattaataaatgggAAGAGCAAGGAAAGTCGACCACTTTGAAGGAAGTAACGCATCCACTATCTGGGAAGGCTCTACCCCACACAACGTACAACACAAAGAACACCCTTGCAGATGCCTGGATTCTCCTCCTCCCCGAGTCAGGTCCTCTCCCGTGAACCCCGGCTGGGCAGTCTTTTCTTAGATTAACTAAATGAGGAATTTAGAGATTAGCCCACATGTAGgttaagacattttattttttttatttagaaaatatatatgtatgtatgtgtatatatatatatatatatatatatatatatattgatttcagagaggaaagatgagagagagataggaacatccatgatgagagagaatcgtggatcggatgcctcctgcaagtccccactggggatcgagcccacaacccgggcatgtgccctccaccggaatcgaacctgggacctttcagtccgcaggccaacgctctatccattgagccaagctggCGAGGGcaaacaaagacattttaaaatggagCCATTTTAAAACCTGGCCGGTTTTTCTCTGTGGTTACAGCGTTGGCCCGCCTACCCAGGGCCTTGGGTCCCGTTCCTGTCAAGTCCGGGTACCTCCCAGGTCCTGGTCTGGGCGGtgcaggtgtggggggggggggggggcagttgatgtgtgtctctcacatgcatgtttctctctctcctctcctctcgctcctcctcctccctctttccctaatgatcaatggaaaaaaatgtcgtcgggtgaggattaaataataacaataaataaataaataaataaataaataaataaataaataaataataagtaaaataaaataaaataaaataaaataaaataaaataaaataaaacggaGCCAGAGCTGCCACGCCAGAGGCACTGCCTTGCACGCTTCTACCTCAAACCTTGGCCTGTTAAAACGGGACCAAATAATCGTTGGACCGGGCCTCGGACAACACGGTCCCAAAGCACTGCTGACAGAGACACCAAGAAGCCGCCATTGGGGCTCCGAGACGGAAAACTAAACACAATGTGAGAAGCGATCACCGGCGCCCGGCCATCGGCACCAATGGAAACGCCTCCCCATCAGCGCCCGTTGCCCTTGTCCCCGATGGGACAGCACCTGGGCTCCTGCCTGAATGGATGGTTCCCAAGCAGCTCTGTCCAAGTCCCGCTGTCCCTCCCTCTGAAGGGCCTTGTTATCTTTAGGTTAATGAAGTCTGGGTTATGTTACTGGGTGTTGATTCAAGGGCCACCCTAAGCCACGTCCTCTGGCTCCCCCGACAGAGGACGTGGGGAACGAGGTGGGTAGGAGACCGTGGCCATCTGTCCGGTTCCGGAGCTTCGGCATCCAGGTCCCCTCTGAAGACGGCCGGCCACTCCGCCCCACGAAAAACCCCCTGGCGCAGGGAGGGCTGCACCAGGGACAAAAACACGGAACCGGAAGAGGAGAACCGAGTTCGTGGGCGCGCCCGAAACCTCCGCCAGTttgccgcgccgccgccgccgccttcctGCCGCACTGCGCAGGCGCGCAGACCGACCCcggcctcccccccctcctcccacctctccccgGAGCCGAGGACGCCGGCCCGTAGCACTGAGCTTCTGCGCACGCGCCGtcccgccccccggccccggaCCAATTGGAAGCGGCAGCGCCTGGGCGCCGGGGGCACGACGCCGTGGGCGGGGCCAAGACGTGAGGGCAGCGTGCTGGCGACACAGGGCGGTATATAAGTGAATACAGGCAACGCCCCTCGCCCCAGTGACTGAGCCGCCGCCGAGGACTCAGCAACCTCCCCCTTGAGCCCCCCTCGCTTCCCGACGCTCCGTCCCCCCTGCCCGCCTTCTCCCGCCGCAGCCTTCCGCAGGCCGTTTCCACCGAGGAAAAGGAATCGTATCGTATGTCCGCTATCCAGAACCTCCACTCTTTCGGTGAGCGCCGGGAGGGCCCGCGGGGAAGGCCCGGGTGGGGCGGCAGGGCTGTCTAGGCCCAGAGACGGCCCCGGGAAGGCCGCTAGCGCTCGGGCCTTTGTAAGTGGGTGCGAAGGGAACCTGTCTGTCCTCGAGGGCAGTGGGGATCGGGCCTGGGCCTTGGGGTCGGCCCCTGAGCGTGACCGGAAGCCTAGGACGAGGTCAGCCCTTGGGCGGGCCCAGCGTCTCGGGTGGCGCATTTACTAATGGCTCCGGCCCCACCGCGGGCCACACCCGCCCCTCCCGCCACCGCGGCGTCACATCCTTTACGTCACCGCCGTTGTGCCGGGCCCCGGAGAGGGAGGCGGCCCCAGCCCTAGAGTGACAAACGCGCGCGCCAATGGGGCGGCAAGTCGGCCCCGCCTCGGAGCTCGGGTTCCGGCCGGTTGCATCAGCCGACTGGGGCGGTgcccgcctgccctggctcccCCGACACGTGATCGGCTTCCGAGGGCGGGCCCGGAGGCCCAGGCTTTTGGCGGGGCTTGGGCAGGAAGCCGCCCGTCCCCGACTGACCTGTTCCGGGGAGAGCCCACACGAGACATCATCTGATCTGACCCAGTTCTTGGCGATTTCAGGATTCGTTTTCTTCGCTCACCAGCGACCCAGTGGGGAGGGTGACGGTGGCCCCTGAGCCACCAAGGCTCTAAACTTCAGCCTTTCTTCCCAGACCCCTTTGCTGATGCAAGTAAGGGTGATgacctgcttcccgctggcactGAGGATTATATCCATATAAGAATTCAACAGAGAAACGGCAGGAAGACCCTTACTACTGTCCAAGGGATCGCTGATGATTACGATAAAAAGAAACTAGTGAAGGCCTTTAAGAAGGTAGGTCTTCATTGGCGGGATGGACCTTGAGCGTGCTCACATGGGGGCGCTGTGCTATTTTTCTCCCCCGGAAAGGGATGATGAGGATGGCCTGGCCTGATCTGCCTTGCTTCCCTTGCAGAAATTTGCCTGCAATGGTACTGTAATTGAGCATCCAGAATATGGAGAAGTAATTCAGCTGCAGGGTGACCAGCGCAAGAACATATGCCAGTTCCTTGTCGAGGTGAGTTGGGTCACTTGCTGCATTGGTGTCTCTGCCCTGGCTAATCGCAGATCCTGCCTCATCTGTTAATTTCTGCTGGGAAAATTAGCCCTTTCATTTTGTAAGGCTGGACGAAATGGTTGAGTTTCGAAGTACATAGACACGTGTTTCCAAAAACAGGAGGAACTTGTCTGCCTTAGTTTACTTTTTTATGGCTctactttccctttttaaaaaaatactttattgacttaagaaaacctttattgttgaaagtattatatatgtcccccttttttatGGTTCTACCTTTAAAGGTTGCAAATTTAAATTGTGTGCAGACAAGTACTAAACTAAGCAGATGTCTGGTTGGCTGTTCCTCCTAAGTGCTAAAATCTGTTACATTGTTAGTATTTAGCTAGGTGCCctgagttgagaaccactgtgctccCAGTGGTTGGGGTATGCATCTTGGCTCTTGGACTTCCCTTGCCCAGTGTAGAAGCAGGAAGATAGGACTATTTTGCTCCAGAATTGGAGACTTGAACTCTCTCAATCTACTCTTTAAAACtctgcccttttatttttttgcagatTGGACTGGCTAAGGACGACCAGCTGAAGGTTCATGGGTTTTAAGTGCTTTTGGCTCACAGAAGCTTAAGTGAGGATTTCTTTGCAATGAGTAGAATTTCCCTCCTGTCCCTTGTCACAAGTTTAAAAACCTCACAGCTTGTATAATGTAACCATTTGGGGTCTGCTTTTAACTTGGACTAGTGTAACTCCTTCATGCAATAAACTGAAAAGAGCCATGCTGTCTAGTCTTGAAGTTCCTCATTTAAACAGAGGTCAAGCAGTAGGCGCCTGGCAGTGTCCAGCCTGAAACGGAGCAATACCGTGATGTTTCAGCCAAGCCCATGTCTGGCCAAAGCGCCTCACCAGAGTTCCCTGCCCTCAGAGAATGTCACCGCCTGAACAGCCTTCCGTGAAGCTGAGAGGAGAGGGGTAAGGCAGCAGCGGCATGTGCACCACTAGAGGGAGCCTTCCGTAACCACAGATCTACACCTGACCCGGTGATGGAGCTTAGAGCAAGCAGCCTGCCACCTTCCCTCCAGTGAGGTGCAAGGACTTGTGGCTTGCCACCAAGGTCTTTTTAACCAGACAGATCCTAGCTAATTGTTGTCCAAACATAATTTGAGGCCAACCTTCTTATCAGAGTTAAACTTTTGACAAGGGAACAAATTTCAAACTGAAGTGTCAGTCATGTAGCTAGCTGTAGAGCTTGCAACTTCCTAGCAACAGCTGCCCAATGCCATGTGaagtaaagaaacaaatgatttttggggtgttcttttttccctccttcaGTTTTAATGTTATGTTATGTATTTAAAcccttatttaaataaaacttgtTTTCAGAAACACCTGACTTGCAGATTCTATTTTATGTATAGTCAATGTCGTGTGTGTGAAAGAACCACAGAAGTGGGCAGGGAGTCCGTCTGACCCAGAGCTTCTCAACTGGGGCCTGAGCAAATAGGCCAAGAAAACGGTTAGTGAGCTTCTATAAGTTTCCCAAAAGGACAGACATAGTGTGGGGTTCACCTAATCTCCAAACCCCTAGAAAAGGCATGCAGAAGTGTGCTTAAAAAATTAGGTttgtagaattaaaaaatatagtgaCAGATGTGTTTGTAAACAAATTAATATCAGGAGGCTATCCCTGACAAAGGACAATGAGTAGTAAAGTATCGTGTACTCCAGGGTCCATTCTGTTAAACACAAAATACAATCCCGCATGCGGATCATAAACCAGTCCTAACCAGATACTGAAATGTAGGCTTCCAACTTCTAAGAAAGGTTATAAGGAATCAACACTTCCTGTTTGTTGCCAGCCCCCATTTTGTAGATCAAGGTCAAACTAGAACGTGGAGGTTGTCTAATGAAAGGCTGAGCCAATGACAAATGCCCTGAAAAT
The genomic region above belongs to Myotis daubentonii chromosome 16, mMyoDau2.1, whole genome shotgun sequence and contains:
- the EIF1 gene encoding eukaryotic translation initiation factor 1 — protein: MSAIQNLHSFDPFADASKGDDLLPAGTEDYIHIRIQQRNGRKTLTTVQGIADDYDKKKLVKAFKKKFACNGTVIEHPEYGEVIQLQGDQRKNICQFLVEIGLAKDDQLKVHGF